From one Desulfuribacillus stibiiarsenatis genomic stretch:
- a CDS encoding response regulator transcription factor, with product MNILVCDDDKAIVDAIGIYLENEGYKIFKAFNGLEAIELIGQHKIHLIIMDIMMPNMDGIRATRKIREDNNIPVVMLSAKSEDTDKILGLNMGADDYITKPFNPLELIARVKSQLRRYTTLGSLETKSNVYRTGELVVDDETKTITVDGEEVHLTPVQYKILKLLITNAGRVFSIEEIYEKVWKETAFSPENTVTVHIRKIREKIEINPKEPKYLKVVWGIGYKVEKI from the coding sequence ATGAACATATTGGTTTGTGATGATGACAAGGCCATTGTAGATGCTATAGGAATCTATTTAGAAAATGAAGGATATAAAATATTTAAAGCTTTTAATGGACTAGAGGCTATAGAATTAATCGGACAGCATAAGATACATCTTATTATCATGGACATCATGATGCCTAACATGGATGGAATAAGAGCTACTAGGAAAATTAGGGAAGATAATAATATACCCGTTGTTATGCTCTCTGCAAAATCTGAAGATACGGACAAAATATTAGGGTTGAATATGGGAGCAGACGATTATATCACCAAGCCCTTTAATCCACTGGAGCTTATTGCAAGGGTGAAATCACAGTTAAGAAGATATACAACTTTAGGTAGTCTTGAAACCAAGAGCAATGTATATAGAACGGGAGAACTGGTGGTCGACGATGAAACCAAAACCATAACCGTAGATGGAGAAGAGGTTCATCTTACCCCGGTCCAATATAAGATATTAAAGCTTCTGATTACAAACGCCGGAAGAGTATTTTCCATAGAGGAAATTTATGAGAAGGTATGGAAGGAGACGGCTTTTAGTCCAGAAAATACGGTAACGGTTCATATTAGAAAAATCAGAGAAAAGATTGAGATAAACCCGAAAGAACCAAAATATTTGAAGGTGGTATGGGGAATTGGATACAAAGTTGAAAAAATATAG
- a CDS encoding dihydrofolate reductase family protein, with the protein MYIAQSLDGYIARVNNDISWLSIVERDNEDYGYDDFIKTVDTVFMGRKTYEKVLGFGVEFPHKGRTWRRFE; encoded by the coding sequence TTGTATATAGCTCAAAGTCTTGATGGGTATATTGCAAGAGTAAATAATGATATCAGTTGGCTATCCATTGTAGAACGTGATAATGAAGATTATGGATATGATGATTTTATTAAGACAGTGGATACTGTATTCATGGGAAGAAAAACGTATGAGAAAGTATTAGGCTTCGGTGTGGAATTTCCACACAAAGGAAGAACATGGCGGCGGTTTGAGTGA
- a CDS encoding TetR/AcrR family transcriptional regulator gives MGPKVKFTREQIIDSAFEIAKTEGIDNITMRKIAARLGSSVAPIYVNFKDVSELIEAVMERIVAISQKLLSEESTGHPFNDIGMASLRFAKEYSVLFRDLVMKNNNHMKSYDENMVPVLIKEMQKDPELEGFTVDELKTILLKMRIFQLGLSVMVANGLLPEDYEKDELMNILSSAANDVILSARVQKNNLNKVSEMG, from the coding sequence ATGGGGCCTAAGGTTAAATTTACTAGAGAGCAAATTATAGATTCAGCCTTCGAGATTGCCAAAACAGAGGGAATTGACAATATTACTATGAGAAAAATAGCGGCTAGATTAGGCAGCTCTGTTGCCCCAATTTATGTGAATTTTAAGGATGTCAGTGAGTTAATTGAAGCTGTAATGGAAAGGATTGTAGCTATTAGTCAGAAACTTTTAAGCGAAGAAAGCACAGGGCACCCCTTCAATGACATAGGGATGGCTAGTTTGAGATTTGCGAAAGAATATAGTGTGCTTTTTAGAGATTTAGTCATGAAAAATAATAACCACATGAAAAGTTATGACGAGAATATGGTGCCTGTTTTAATTAAAGAGATGCAAAAAGACCCAGAGCTAGAAGGTTTCACTGTAGATGAGTTAAAGACCATTTTATTGAAAATGAGGATTTTCCAACTTGGGCTTTCGGTAATGGTCGCTAACGGTCTATTACCAGAGGATTATGAAAAGGATGAATTAATGAATATCTTATCAAGTGCCGCAAATGATGTAATACTCTCTGCCAGAGTGCAAAAAAATAATTTAAATAAAGTATCTGAAATGGGGTAA
- a CDS encoding HAMP domain-containing sensor histidine kinase has protein sequence MDTKLKKYSHSIITKIVIFIIAIICLTGIMKVIVEVEIENAQLSNALEDHYFQSFTYVQESEKLVRNLTSLIEEYKNEEHILSGGTISEDEWGRVERNLFSKYQFDSRSYNPELSKEINYETFKQEYADEITQARDKMIKDDLKEYHLLLQNLEEYEVPLFYTSDGKNVFTNTTLTEKMQFETYPSYMTFEDYKQEIYPKETKENEYLYRLTRHLDRLDPENTVVYVAFTEEFLDSKIKAWQENKVIATEKLYKLAGFLIGFIFSFSYLILVIGRTSFKDQELHLNAIDKLYNEIKIIICIILIPIWLELVKEFYRNIDIFLLPITVPFAIVGLVLVLSVVKHFKNKSFIKHTLIFSLIYKIVTFVGDVYRSGSVGVKTVLIVIGYPILVALTFFMFPVTIGLAAWFAYKKIKSFNAIQEGVETIKDGNLHYRIEVGGKGEFGRLASNINSITDGLKNAVDNELKSERLKTELITNVSHDIRTPLTSIITYVDLLKKEKDASKVKEYIDVLDQKSKRLKLLTEDLFEAAKASSGNIPVNFERIDVVSLITQGLGEVNDKIEAVDLDIKLNHPEGKMYITADGKLLWRSIENLLSNILKYALRGSRVYIDIEDLGNEVILTFKNISAYELNISADELMERFKRGDESRSSEGNGLGLSIAKSLIDIQRGKFHIQIDGDLFKCMIYMPKHKSN, from the coding sequence TTGGATACAAAGTTGAAAAAATATAGTCACTCAATCATAACAAAAATCGTTATTTTTATTATTGCGATCATCTGTTTAACTGGGATCATGAAAGTGATCGTAGAAGTAGAGATTGAAAATGCGCAACTTAGTAACGCGTTGGAAGATCATTATTTTCAAAGCTTTACATATGTACAAGAAAGTGAAAAACTGGTCCGTAACCTCACGTCCCTAATAGAAGAATATAAGAATGAGGAACATATTTTAAGTGGTGGAACAATTAGTGAGGATGAATGGGGAAGAGTAGAAAGAAACTTATTTTCAAAATATCAATTCGATTCTAGAAGTTATAATCCTGAGTTAAGTAAAGAAATCAATTACGAAACGTTTAAACAAGAATATGCAGACGAAATCACCCAGGCAAGAGATAAGATGATTAAGGATGATTTAAAAGAGTATCATTTGCTCCTGCAAAATCTAGAAGAGTATGAGGTGCCATTGTTTTATACCAGCGATGGCAAAAATGTGTTTACAAACACTACTTTGACAGAAAAAATGCAGTTTGAAACCTACCCTTCTTATATGACATTTGAGGATTATAAACAAGAGATTTACCCAAAGGAAACGAAAGAAAATGAGTATTTATATCGGTTAACACGTCACCTAGATCGGTTGGATCCAGAAAACACGGTTGTTTATGTTGCCTTCACGGAGGAATTTTTAGATTCTAAAATAAAAGCATGGCAAGAAAACAAAGTAATTGCTACAGAAAAATTATATAAATTAGCAGGATTTTTAATAGGATTTATTTTTTCATTTTCCTATCTCATACTCGTAATAGGAAGAACATCTTTTAAGGATCAAGAGTTACACTTAAACGCAATAGACAAACTATACAATGAGATTAAAATTATAATATGTATAATTCTAATACCAATTTGGTTGGAATTAGTAAAGGAATTCTATAGAAATATTGATATATTCCTCTTACCAATAACGGTTCCTTTTGCCATCGTTGGACTCGTGCTGGTACTTTCAGTCGTGAAGCATTTTAAAAATAAATCTTTTATTAAGCATACATTGATCTTTAGCCTTATCTATAAGATAGTTACATTTGTAGGAGATGTATATAGAAGCGGAAGCGTTGGTGTAAAGACTGTCCTAATTGTTATCGGCTATCCAATTTTGGTCGCTTTAACGTTTTTCATGTTTCCGGTAACGATTGGCTTAGCAGCCTGGTTTGCCTATAAAAAGATCAAGTCCTTTAATGCAATTCAGGAAGGGGTAGAAACAATAAAGGATGGAAACCTTCATTATCGGATTGAAGTGGGCGGAAAGGGAGAGTTTGGAAGACTAGCTTCGAATATTAATAGCATCACTGATGGATTGAAAAACGCAGTGGATAATGAACTTAAAAGTGAACGGTTAAAGACAGAGCTAATCACCAATGTATCGCACGATATAAGGACACCGCTGACTTCAATCATCACCTATGTGGATCTATTGAAAAAAGAGAAGGATGCTTCAAAGGTGAAAGAATATATCGATGTACTGGATCAAAAATCGAAGAGATTAAAATTATTAACAGAAGATTTATTTGAAGCAGCGAAGGCCTCTAGCGGAAATATTCCCGTCAATTTTGAGCGAATAGATGTAGTATCTTTGATAACCCAGGGGTTAGGAGAAGTTAATGACAAAATTGAAGCTGTAGATTTAGATATTAAGCTAAATCATCCTGAGGGTAAGATGTATATTACAGCCGATGGCAAATTATTGTGGAGGTCCATTGAGAACTTATTATCCAATATACTCAAATATGCTCTCAGGGGATCAAGGGTGTATATTGACATTGAAGACCTGGGCAACGAAGTAATTCTCACCTTTAAAAACATTTCCGCGTATGAGTTAAATATCTCTGCAGACGAATTAATGGAGCGCTTTAAAAGAGGCGATGAATCTAGATCTAGTGAAGGTAATGGATTGGGGCTTTCTATTGCGAAAAGTCTTATTGATATACAAAGGGGAAAATTTCATATACAAATAGATGGAGATTTGTTTAAGTGTATGATTTATATGCCAAAACATAAAAGCAATTAG
- a CDS encoding DUF2935 domain-containing protein translates to MNSNYGQPITSPQGLRAAVDEMRFWLRIMFEHAKFIRGGINPSQEQEQFIRTADCFAENIERLFIMASNTSPEDTARVNSLVNESINWTVALRDFKIQLFVLLEQCKAVAELPAALLDHVRREADFFLTMLYRLKGLPVPPEEVLGIPNANIPTSLVPKTLIPYMGDAIPRIARDQNLFWLRIHMEHGEVLLLVAYRPKIQDMLYEATAKFEKQLEVLLEEAKRVSEQPAALKAFNAKAYVVMKEWRDFLLNLFNSVMECDVPSGQINAPALILDHMAREADYYLQVLLIENNVL, encoded by the coding sequence TTGAATAGTAATTATGGCCAACCAATTACTTCGCCCCAAGGTCTTAGGGCAGCTGTTGATGAAATGAGATTTTGGCTGCGGATTATGTTTGAGCATGCTAAATTTATCCGAGGAGGGATAAATCCAAGTCAAGAGCAAGAACAGTTTATTCGCACTGCTGATTGCTTTGCTGAAAATATTGAACGATTATTCATTATGGCATCTAATACTTCTCCAGAAGACACTGCTCGTGTGAATTCCTTAGTTAATGAAAGCATTAACTGGACGGTGGCATTGAGAGATTTTAAAATTCAGTTATTCGTCCTTTTAGAGCAATGCAAGGCAGTTGCCGAACTTCCCGCTGCACTACTTGATCATGTTCGGCGAGAGGCAGATTTTTTCCTAACCATGTTATACAGACTAAAAGGTTTGCCAGTTCCTCCTGAAGAAGTCTTAGGCATACCAAATGCCAATATTCCCACCAGCCTTGTGCCTAAGACTTTAATTCCTTATATGGGTGATGCGATCCCCAGAATAGCCAGGGACCAAAACCTATTTTGGCTGCGTATTCATATGGAGCATGGAGAAGTGCTTCTATTAGTTGCATACCGTCCTAAAATACAAGATATGCTATATGAGGCAACTGCTAAATTTGAGAAACAACTTGAGGTATTACTTGAAGAAGCTAAAAGAGTGTCCGAACAGCCTGCTGCCCTTAAAGCCTTTAATGCTAAGGCATATGTTGTAATGAAGGAGTGGCGCGACTTTTTACTCAACCTATTTAATTCCGTTATGGAATGCGATGTACCATCCGGTCAGATAAACGCACCAGCGCTAATTCTAGATCACATGGCCCGTGAGGCAGACTACTATCTGCAGGTTCTATTGATTGAAAATAATGTGTTGTAA
- a CDS encoding serine hydrolase domain-containing protein: MFKPIKILSISLLLQITLTITTTVGFANSFEGNDIEAFFDKTMHAQITKHNIPNATISVVKDGEIVYKKGFGYADIASKIPVDPDTTLFRIGSTSKLFTWTAVMQLVEDGKLDLNADVNKYLDFEIPPHLVSVSKKITEPITLTHLMTHTPGFEDYPDKLFRLSADELLPLNEYIKEYMPARIFPPGEVATYSNYGTALAGYIVERISGLPFSEYVEKNIFIPLKMDRSTFKQLETLSLAKPYRFVDGTYLQGNMEYILPEPAGSMSSTGLEMAGFMIAHLNGVYNGERILKQETLKQMHEQQFTHHPILGGMTLGFMEGAFNEKKVIFHGGGTMLYSTGLYLVPEENVGIFISYSGANHFLHSEVFQDFLDIYYPIKAQLKQLPPEGSLNRAKKFIGEYQMNRRSITTSEKSTSLFIGKIQVDVDEEGYLLVNNLGETNKFIEVEPGVYQRLREGRTYDYFGPFNNIVFTRDHDGRIMLTSDGPMTYSKAPIYSTTNFTVFGLILIIFILISSLTYWIIARIIGLFRKSRQSGKEVVAQGIGICSVIVVMIIIANILSSGDIDPIYQLPKAAYIPMNTGPMLAFLPTLVPMFASILAFFTTIAWWNGYWRTLARIHYTLFTLAYFGLFLIANYWNLFK; the protein is encoded by the coding sequence ATGTTTAAACCAATAAAAATTTTATCCATAAGTTTGTTATTGCAGATTACTTTAACCATAACAACTACAGTTGGTTTTGCTAACAGCTTTGAAGGTAACGACATAGAAGCTTTTTTTGATAAGACGATGCACGCACAAATAACGAAACATAATATTCCTAACGCAACTATATCGGTAGTGAAAGACGGTGAAATTGTATATAAGAAGGGGTTTGGTTATGCAGATATTGCATCTAAGATTCCTGTAGATCCGGATACAACGCTTTTTCGGATCGGTTCTACGTCGAAATTATTCACATGGACAGCAGTTATGCAGCTTGTTGAAGATGGCAAACTAGATCTAAACGCAGATGTCAATAAATACTTAGACTTTGAAATACCACCACACCTTGTAAGCGTCTCTAAGAAAATCACAGAACCGATTACGCTAACCCACTTAATGACACACACCCCAGGCTTCGAGGACTATCCCGACAAACTTTTCAGACTCTCAGCAGATGAACTTTTACCTTTGAATGAATACATTAAGGAATACATGCCCGCGAGAATTTTCCCGCCTGGTGAAGTTGCTACCTATTCGAATTATGGAACTGCTTTGGCTGGTTATATTGTAGAACGTATTTCAGGTCTTCCATTTTCTGAATATGTTGAAAAAAACATCTTTATACCTTTGAAAATGGATAGAAGCACCTTTAAACAACTAGAAACTTTATCTTTGGCCAAACCGTACAGATTTGTCGATGGCACTTACCTCCAAGGGAATATGGAATATATATTACCTGAACCAGCGGGCAGTATGAGTAGCACAGGCTTAGAAATGGCCGGATTTATGATAGCACATCTGAATGGTGTTTATAATGGAGAAAGAATCCTTAAACAAGAGACACTTAAACAGATGCATGAGCAACAATTTACGCATCATCCAATCCTAGGCGGTATGACTCTGGGATTTATGGAGGGTGCATTCAATGAAAAAAAGGTGATTTTCCATGGCGGAGGTACAATGCTCTACAGCACGGGTCTTTATTTAGTACCAGAAGAGAATGTAGGTATTTTCATATCTTATAGCGGTGCTAACCACTTCCTTCACTCAGAAGTTTTCCAAGATTTTTTGGATATATACTACCCAATTAAAGCTCAACTTAAGCAATTGCCTCCAGAAGGTAGCCTAAATAGAGCTAAAAAGTTTATAGGTGAGTACCAAATGAACCGAAGAAGCATTACGACTTCTGAGAAGAGCACCAGCTTATTTATAGGTAAGATTCAGGTTGACGTGGATGAAGAAGGGTATTTGTTGGTAAACAATCTTGGCGAAACCAATAAATTTATCGAAGTAGAGCCCGGCGTCTATCAAAGGCTTAGGGAAGGTAGAACCTATGATTACTTTGGTCCATTTAATAATATTGTCTTCACAAGGGATCACGACGGCAGAATAATGCTGACCAGCGATGGTCCAATGACATACTCTAAGGCTCCCATTTATTCAACTACGAATTTTACTGTCTTTGGCTTAATACTCATCATATTTATTCTAATAAGTTCTCTTACTTATTGGATTATCGCAAGAATCATTGGGTTGTTTAGGAAAAGTAGGCAGTCGGGAAAAGAGGTAGTTGCTCAAGGAATTGGAATATGCTCTGTTATAGTGGTTATGATTATAATTGCCAATATCCTATCTTCAGGTGACATTGACCCTATTTATCAATTACCAAAGGCAGCATATATACCTATGAATACAGGCCCGATGCTTGCCTTCTTACCAACTCTTGTGCCAATGTTTGCTAGTATACTGGCATTCTTTACAACCATAGCATGGTGGAACGGGTATTGGAGGACACTTGCCCGAATTCACTATACTCTATTTACTTTGGCGTATTTTGGATTATTCTTGATAGCGAATTATTGGAATTTATTTAAGTAA